In Carya illinoinensis cultivar Pawnee chromosome 6, C.illinoinensisPawnee_v1, whole genome shotgun sequence, a single genomic region encodes these proteins:
- the LOC122312520 gene encoding uncharacterized protein LOC122312520 — protein sequence MGNCQAIDAAALVIQHPSGKIERLYWPVSVSEVMKTNPGHYVSLIIPLPASEDDQDQDKTKTVRFTRVKLLRPTDTLALGHAYRLVTTQEVMKVLRAKKFAKTKQRQEVESAEMSQTVSEKQTPGFEAEGKSDKEKKYQVMRHERQRVRTPSMSSAVMRSKSWRPSLLSISEAGS from the exons atgggGAATTGCCAGGCCATAGATGCAGCAGCCCTGGTTATACAACACCCAAGTGGGAAGATAGAGAGGCTGTATTGGCCGGTGAGCGTGAGCGAGGTGATGAAAACGAATCCGGGCCACTATGTTTCTTTGATCATCCCATTGCCTGCGTCCGAGGATGATCAGGATCAGGATAAGACCAAGACCGTGCGGTTCACCCGCGTTAAGCTTCTCCGGCCGACTGATACTCTTGCTCTTGGTCATGCTTATCGGCTGGTCACTACTCAAG AGGTTATGAAGGTGTTGCGGGCAAAAAAGTTTGCCAAAACGAAGCAGAGGCAGGAGGTGGAATCAGCTGAGATGTCACAGACAGTGTCAGAGAAGCAGACTCCAGGCTTTGAGGCAGAAGGGAAGTCAGATAAGGAGAAGAAATACCAG GTGATGAGACATGAAAGACAGAGAGTAAGGACACCATCAATGAGCTCTGCTGTAATGAGGTCAAAGTCTTGGCGCCCCTCACTTCTGAGCATCTCTGAGGCTGGAAGCTGA